The Oceanispirochaeta sp. M1 genome has a window encoding:
- a CDS encoding homocysteine S-methyltransferase family protein, producing the protein MKLQDKELLILDGACGTSIQNMDLPDTVWDGNEGCNEYLCLTAPDKITEMHLSFLEAGADIIETNSFGCTTVVLGEYDLQDKVVEINTASVNCARKAVEQHGSGWVAGSVGPGTKLPSLGHITVEDLAAAYKQQIEALTDAGVDLLILETAQDILQLKTVLISAREVLDEKELDIPIMISITIESTGTMLAGTDIAAAAAIIEPFNVFSFGLNCATGPEDMLSSIRWLSHNWSGRISCLPNQGLPEIVDGVTTYPMTPEAYASELKSFIGDWGVTLAGGCCGTTPEHISRLKEELTGLKPAVREVQS; encoded by the coding sequence ATGAAATTACAGGATAAAGAGTTACTGATTCTGGATGGTGCCTGCGGCACAAGCATTCAGAACATGGACCTGCCCGATACAGTCTGGGACGGAAATGAGGGCTGTAATGAGTACCTCTGTCTCACTGCCCCCGACAAAATAACTGAGATGCATCTGAGCTTCCTTGAAGCCGGAGCGGATATTATTGAAACAAACAGCTTTGGCTGCACGACTGTTGTACTTGGAGAATATGATCTTCAGGACAAGGTTGTTGAAATCAATACGGCATCAGTCAACTGCGCCCGCAAGGCAGTCGAACAGCACGGTTCCGGATGGGTTGCCGGCTCGGTGGGACCGGGAACGAAACTCCCCTCCCTGGGTCATATCACTGTGGAAGATCTGGCCGCAGCCTATAAACAGCAGATTGAAGCTCTCACTGATGCAGGTGTGGATCTTCTTATCCTCGAAACCGCTCAGGATATCCTGCAGCTCAAGACAGTATTGATTTCAGCCAGAGAAGTTCTTGATGAAAAAGAACTGGATATTCCCATTATGATATCCATAACTATCGAAAGTACAGGCACCATGCTGGCAGGAACCGATATCGCCGCTGCGGCAGCCATAATCGAACCCTTCAATGTGTTCTCCTTTGGACTGAACTGTGCCACGGGCCCTGAAGATATGCTCAGCAGCATCCGCTGGCTCAGTCACAACTGGTCAGGCAGAATCTCCTGCCTTCCGAATCAGGGACTTCCTGAAATTGTAGACGGAGTAACCACCTATCCCATGACTCCCGAAGCCTATGCATCTGAACTTAAGAGCTTTATAGGAGACTGGGGTGTTACTCTGGCCGGAGGCTGCTGCGGAACAACTCCCGAACATATATCCAGGCTCAAAGAAGAGCTGACAGGTCTGAAACCTGCAGTAAGAGAGGTTCAGTCATGA